A single genomic interval of Hevea brasiliensis isolate MT/VB/25A 57/8 chromosome 4, ASM3005281v1, whole genome shotgun sequence harbors:
- the LOC110649833 gene encoding sulfite exporter TauE/SafE family protein 3 isoform X3, translating to MAVFGANRSVFKCTLIILFSFLLAPSVLVSAKRNIQHEQVTRLSREEAAAAESNFLVKASNFLWQADQSRYQHVWPDMKFEWQVVIGTIIGFFGAAFGSVGGVGGGGIFVPMLTMIIGFDPKSATAISKCMIMGAAASSVYYNLKLRHPTLDLPIVDYDLVLLIQPVLLLGISIGVTLNVIFPDWVVTVLLIILLLGTSVKAYFKGVDTWKKETTLKEKAAESLVPTGGNEQVEYSQLPGGPSKSPHKKDTKEREVTVVQNMYWKEFGLLVFVWMAFLALQIAKNYTATCSTTYWLLNLSQVPVSIGVFLYEAVGLYTGRKRIASKGDEGINWKAHKLLGFFACGLLAGIVGGLLGLGGGFVMGPLFLELGIPPQVTSATATFGMTFSSSMSVVEYYLLNRFPIPYALYFIVVATIAAFMGQQIINKLIAMTGRASLIICVLAFTIFVGLASAT from the exons ATGGCTGTGTTTGGAGCCAATCGATCGGTTTTCAAATGTACATTGATAATTCTCTTTAGCTTCCTGTTAGCTCCTTCTGTTTTAGTTTCTGCTAAAAGAAACATCCAACATGAACAAGTGACAAGATTGAGCAGAGAAGAAGCAGCAGCAGCTGAATCCAATTTCCTTGtcaaagcttcaaatttcttatggCAGGCAGACCAATCTCGCTATCAACATGTTTGGCCA GACATGAAATTTGAATGGCAAGTTGTTATTGGAACCATAATTGGATTTTTTGGAGCTGCCTTTGGGAGTGTCGGTGGTGTTGGTGGCGGAGGCATATTTGTTCCCATGCTAACCATGATTATTGGGTTTGATCCAAAATCTGCAACAGCCATATCGAAGT GTATGATCATGGGTGCTGCAGCCTCCTCCGTGTATTATAACCTGAAACTGAGACATCCTACACTTGATTTGCCCATAGTAGACTATGACCTGGTGCTGCTTATTCAACCTGTGCTCCTCCTGGGCATCAGTATAGGAGTAACTTTAAATGTCATATTCCCTGATTGGGTGGTCACAGTTCTTCTAATTATTCTTCTTCTAG GAACATCTGTCAAAGCATACTTCAAGGGTGTTGATACCTGGAAGAAAGAAACCACATTGAAAGAG AAGGCTGCCGAGAGTCTAGTGCCAACAG GTGGTAATGAGCAAGTGGAATACAGCCAGCTTCCAGGAGGCCCAAGCAAGAGTCCTCATAAAAAAGACACCAAGGAACGAGAG GTTACAGTTGTTCAAAACATGTATTGGAAGGAATTTGGACTTCTTGTTTTTGTTTGGATGGCATTCCTTGCATTGCAGATTGCCAAG AACTATACAGCCACTTGCTCCACAACATACTGGCTATTGAACCTGTCGCAG gtCCCTGTCTCCATTGGGGTGTTTCTGTACGAGGCAGTTGGACTTTACACAGGAAGGAAAAGAATTGCATCCAAGGGAGACGAAGGCATCAATTGGAAAGCACACAAGCTGCTTGGCTTTTTCGCTTGTGGTTTGCTGGCTGGAATAGTTGGTGGATTGCTTGGACTCGGTGGAGGATTTGTTATGGGTCCACTATTTTTGGAGCTGGGAATCCCTCCTCAG GTGACAAGTGCCACAGCTACGTTTGGGATGACCTTCTCATCATCCATGTCTGTTGTAGAATATTACCTTCTAAATCGTTTTCCTATTCCCTATG CTCTCTACTTCATTGTTGTGGCCACCATTGCAGCCTTTATGGGGCAGCAAATCATAAATAAGCTCATCGCCATGACTGGAAGGGCATCTCTCATCATTTGTGTACTAGCCTTCACAATATTT GTGGGGTTGGCATCAGCAACATGA
- the LOC110649833 gene encoding sulfite exporter TauE/SafE family protein 3 isoform X2, with product MAVFGANRSVFKCTLIILFSFLLAPSVLVSAKRNIQHEQVTRLSREEAAAAESNFLVKASNFLWQADQSRYQHVWPDMKFEWQVVIGTIIGFFGAAFGSVGGVGGGGIFVPMLTMIIGFDPKSATAISKCMIMGAAASSVYYNLKLRHPTLDLPIVDYDLVLLIQPVLLLGISIGVTLNVIFPDWVVTVLLIILLLGTSVKAYFKGVDTWKKETTLKEAAESLVPTGGNEQVEYSQLPGGPSKSPHKKDTKEREVTVVQNMYWKEFGLLVFVWMAFLALQIAKNYTATCSTTYWLLNLSQVPVSIGVFLYEAVGLYTGRKRIASKGDEGINWKAHKLLGFFACGLLAGIVGGLLGLGGGFVMGPLFLELGIPPQVTSATATFGMTFSSSMSVVEYYLLNRFPIPYALYFIVVATIAAFMGQQIINKLIAMTGRASLIICVLAFTIFVSALSLGGVGISNMIGKIERGESMGFENLCNYEA from the exons ATGGCTGTGTTTGGAGCCAATCGATCGGTTTTCAAATGTACATTGATAATTCTCTTTAGCTTCCTGTTAGCTCCTTCTGTTTTAGTTTCTGCTAAAAGAAACATCCAACATGAACAAGTGACAAGATTGAGCAGAGAAGAAGCAGCAGCAGCTGAATCCAATTTCCTTGtcaaagcttcaaatttcttatggCAGGCAGACCAATCTCGCTATCAACATGTTTGGCCA GACATGAAATTTGAATGGCAAGTTGTTATTGGAACCATAATTGGATTTTTTGGAGCTGCCTTTGGGAGTGTCGGTGGTGTTGGTGGCGGAGGCATATTTGTTCCCATGCTAACCATGATTATTGGGTTTGATCCAAAATCTGCAACAGCCATATCGAAGT GTATGATCATGGGTGCTGCAGCCTCCTCCGTGTATTATAACCTGAAACTGAGACATCCTACACTTGATTTGCCCATAGTAGACTATGACCTGGTGCTGCTTATTCAACCTGTGCTCCTCCTGGGCATCAGTATAGGAGTAACTTTAAATGTCATATTCCCTGATTGGGTGGTCACAGTTCTTCTAATTATTCTTCTTCTAG GAACATCTGTCAAAGCATACTTCAAGGGTGTTGATACCTGGAAGAAAGAAACCACATTGAAAGAG GCTGCCGAGAGTCTAGTGCCAACAG GTGGTAATGAGCAAGTGGAATACAGCCAGCTTCCAGGAGGCCCAAGCAAGAGTCCTCATAAAAAAGACACCAAGGAACGAGAG GTTACAGTTGTTCAAAACATGTATTGGAAGGAATTTGGACTTCTTGTTTTTGTTTGGATGGCATTCCTTGCATTGCAGATTGCCAAG AACTATACAGCCACTTGCTCCACAACATACTGGCTATTGAACCTGTCGCAG gtCCCTGTCTCCATTGGGGTGTTTCTGTACGAGGCAGTTGGACTTTACACAGGAAGGAAAAGAATTGCATCCAAGGGAGACGAAGGCATCAATTGGAAAGCACACAAGCTGCTTGGCTTTTTCGCTTGTGGTTTGCTGGCTGGAATAGTTGGTGGATTGCTTGGACTCGGTGGAGGATTTGTTATGGGTCCACTATTTTTGGAGCTGGGAATCCCTCCTCAG GTGACAAGTGCCACAGCTACGTTTGGGATGACCTTCTCATCATCCATGTCTGTTGTAGAATATTACCTTCTAAATCGTTTTCCTATTCCCTATG CTCTCTACTTCATTGTTGTGGCCACCATTGCAGCCTTTATGGGGCAGCAAATCATAAATAAGCTCATCGCCATGACTGGAAGGGCATCTCTCATCATTTGTGTACTAGCCTTCACAATATTTGTCAGTGCACTCTCACTTG GTGGGGTTGGCATCAGCAACATGATTGGGAAGATAGAGAGGGGTGAATCCATGGGATTTGAAAACCTATGCAACTATGAAGCATAG
- the LOC110649833 gene encoding sulfite exporter TauE/SafE family protein 3 isoform X1: MAVFGANRSVFKCTLIILFSFLLAPSVLVSAKRNIQHEQVTRLSREEAAAAESNFLVKASNFLWQADQSRYQHVWPDMKFEWQVVIGTIIGFFGAAFGSVGGVGGGGIFVPMLTMIIGFDPKSATAISKCMIMGAAASSVYYNLKLRHPTLDLPIVDYDLVLLIQPVLLLGISIGVTLNVIFPDWVVTVLLIILLLGTSVKAYFKGVDTWKKETTLKEKAAESLVPTGGNEQVEYSQLPGGPSKSPHKKDTKEREVTVVQNMYWKEFGLLVFVWMAFLALQIAKNYTATCSTTYWLLNLSQVPVSIGVFLYEAVGLYTGRKRIASKGDEGINWKAHKLLGFFACGLLAGIVGGLLGLGGGFVMGPLFLELGIPPQVTSATATFGMTFSSSMSVVEYYLLNRFPIPYALYFIVVATIAAFMGQQIINKLIAMTGRASLIICVLAFTIFVSALSLGGVGISNMIGKIERGESMGFENLCNYEA; the protein is encoded by the exons ATGGCTGTGTTTGGAGCCAATCGATCGGTTTTCAAATGTACATTGATAATTCTCTTTAGCTTCCTGTTAGCTCCTTCTGTTTTAGTTTCTGCTAAAAGAAACATCCAACATGAACAAGTGACAAGATTGAGCAGAGAAGAAGCAGCAGCAGCTGAATCCAATTTCCTTGtcaaagcttcaaatttcttatggCAGGCAGACCAATCTCGCTATCAACATGTTTGGCCA GACATGAAATTTGAATGGCAAGTTGTTATTGGAACCATAATTGGATTTTTTGGAGCTGCCTTTGGGAGTGTCGGTGGTGTTGGTGGCGGAGGCATATTTGTTCCCATGCTAACCATGATTATTGGGTTTGATCCAAAATCTGCAACAGCCATATCGAAGT GTATGATCATGGGTGCTGCAGCCTCCTCCGTGTATTATAACCTGAAACTGAGACATCCTACACTTGATTTGCCCATAGTAGACTATGACCTGGTGCTGCTTATTCAACCTGTGCTCCTCCTGGGCATCAGTATAGGAGTAACTTTAAATGTCATATTCCCTGATTGGGTGGTCACAGTTCTTCTAATTATTCTTCTTCTAG GAACATCTGTCAAAGCATACTTCAAGGGTGTTGATACCTGGAAGAAAGAAACCACATTGAAAGAG AAGGCTGCCGAGAGTCTAGTGCCAACAG GTGGTAATGAGCAAGTGGAATACAGCCAGCTTCCAGGAGGCCCAAGCAAGAGTCCTCATAAAAAAGACACCAAGGAACGAGAG GTTACAGTTGTTCAAAACATGTATTGGAAGGAATTTGGACTTCTTGTTTTTGTTTGGATGGCATTCCTTGCATTGCAGATTGCCAAG AACTATACAGCCACTTGCTCCACAACATACTGGCTATTGAACCTGTCGCAG gtCCCTGTCTCCATTGGGGTGTTTCTGTACGAGGCAGTTGGACTTTACACAGGAAGGAAAAGAATTGCATCCAAGGGAGACGAAGGCATCAATTGGAAAGCACACAAGCTGCTTGGCTTTTTCGCTTGTGGTTTGCTGGCTGGAATAGTTGGTGGATTGCTTGGACTCGGTGGAGGATTTGTTATGGGTCCACTATTTTTGGAGCTGGGAATCCCTCCTCAG GTGACAAGTGCCACAGCTACGTTTGGGATGACCTTCTCATCATCCATGTCTGTTGTAGAATATTACCTTCTAAATCGTTTTCCTATTCCCTATG CTCTCTACTTCATTGTTGTGGCCACCATTGCAGCCTTTATGGGGCAGCAAATCATAAATAAGCTCATCGCCATGACTGGAAGGGCATCTCTCATCATTTGTGTACTAGCCTTCACAATATTTGTCAGTGCACTCTCACTTG GTGGGGTTGGCATCAGCAACATGATTGGGAAGATAGAGAGGGGTGAATCCATGGGATTTGAAAACCTATGCAACTATGAAGCATAG